From the genome of Torulaspora globosa chromosome 2, complete sequence, one region includes:
- the LAM6 gene encoding Lam6p (ancestral locus Anc_8.14), which translates to MSSSSAIDNWEPVADERVEDNEVTLTHRKQTDGGSGNPDLMETLGEPFSPEMANGTAAGEEAASDMSMLAAETPKARNETDSVRRKSGSSLEAVGLNMKSSPASPHLSDVNSVSSTASTRASKNRALSSVNNIITNSEKDLLKAGSKPADDQSPSAASNFFDNVMSSLSFKQGTQQALETERAANIPDIITHRRQSSMSNKKNAKKINSPVDSESPLKEVEKPKEVIRKVSLNDNEAFDPKRFVEEKFLDTPFHYANAERNSEFHALFKNVPPEDRLLDDFGCALSREFLYQGRIYVSESHLCFSSSLLGWIAKVVTPFKDITYMEKTSTAGLFPNAISIETEKGKTQFNGFISRDSAFSLLKEVWSRALLAQGENENSGWGLGPDHHSIDNGFGSRYTDLVRANGPPSRTSFVSENDSIIEDAIRSVDDYTSFHYLNDENASDEDDDDEYDEEADEISQKDRSALAEEKIGYRLKPKADYIYDGPYYARETTFPYKPEDNNETVLAEVELNAPPGLVFQLIFSETNPSFWHEFFKSQDSSQFSHIGRFDQANQEGQHFREFTYAKGLHFPVGPKSTRCVVQETILHLDYTDYINVLNITKTPDVPSGGSFSTRTRYMLRWASETTSILQISYWVEWTASSWIKSMVESSCKSGQIAATKDFVELIKKYVADKTEKGPVTVYLASSKSSSRRKGFPARTAAVADESKTRVPVEPSPVSLLQQSSGQNAYVVPLLAVIIVLLCFNLLYLIKMTGKMNKIRDSILFQAVGGKGAEWVGDSLPLMDIPAKEQDKRRRLAVGLQKWFGQPKALNKTHAEKDVLQQFLSSLEALILENSDRSN; encoded by the coding sequence ATGTCATCGTCGTCTGCTATCGATAACTGGGAGCCCGTTGCAGATGAGAGAGTTGAGGATAATGAGGTGACATTAACGCATAGGAAGCAGACTGATGGTGGCAGTGGTAATCCTGACCTGATGGAGACCCTTGGCGAACCGTTTTCTCCCGAAATGGCGAATGGAACGGCAGCcggagaagaagcagcgAGTGACATGAGCATGCTAGCTGCGGAGACACCGAAAGCACGTAATGAGACAGATTCTGTGCGACGGAAGTCTGGTTCTTCGCTGGAAGCAGTTGGACTTAACATGAAGTCTTCCCCTGCAAGTCCTCATCTTTCAGATGTTAACTCTGTATCCAGCACCGCTAGCACCCGTGCGAGCAAGAACCGCGCCTTGAGTTCAGTTAACAATATCATCACAAATAGCGAAaaggatctgctgaaaGCTGGCTCGAAACCAGCAGATGATCAGTCTCCCTCAGCAGCatcaaacttctttgaCAACGTAATGtcttctttatccttcaaGCAGGGGACGCAGCAGGCGCTGGAAACAGAAAGAGCAGCGAATATACCTGATATAATAACTCATAGGAGGCAAtcatcgatgagcaacaagaagaatGCTAAGAAAATCAACTCGCCTGTAGATTCTGAATCGCCACTGAAGGAAGTCGAAAAACCGAAAGAGGTTATACGTAAAGTCTCACTCAATGACAACGAGGCGTTTGATCCTAAGAGGttcgttgaagaaaaatttttggATACACCGTTCCATTACGCTAATGCCGAGCGGAACTCCGAGTTCCACGCTCTGTTCAAGAACGTCCCACCGGAGGATAGGCTGTTAGACGATTTTGGCTGTGCTTTAAGCAGAGAGTTTCTTTACCAAGGCAGGATATACGTTTCAGAATCACACTTgtgcttttcttcaagcttgcTGGGCTGGATTGCCAAGGTCGTGACTCCTTTCAAGGATATAACCTATATGGAAAAAACATCAACAGCTGGACTGTTTCCTAATGCTATTTCCATCGAGACAGAGAAGGGTAAAACACAATTCAATGGGTTCATCTCACGAGATAGCGCATTCTCGTTATTGAAGGAAGTCTGGTCGAGAGCCTTGTTGGCGCAGGGTGAAAATGAAAATAGTGGATGGGGTCTTGGCCCAGATCATCATAGCATTGATAACGGCTTTGGGAGTAGATACACAGATCTTGTTCGAGCAAATGGTCCACCAAGTAGAACGTCATTTGTTAGCGAAAACGACTCCATCATCGAGGATGCAATAAGGTCTGTGGACGACTACACTTCATTTCATTATttgaatgatgaaaatgcATCcgatgaggacgatgatgatgagtACGATGAAGAGGCCGATGAAATTTCCCAAAAGGATCGTTCTGCTCTGGCTGAAGAGAAAATTGGTTACCGACTTAAGCCCAAGGCAGATTACATTTACGATGGCCCTTACTATGCGCGGGAAACCACCTTTCCTTACAAGCCAGAAGATAACAATGAGACAGTTTTAGCAGAAGTCGAGCTAAATGCGCCTCCAGGCCTTGTGTTTCAACTCATATTCAGCGAAACAAACCCATCTTTTTGGCatgaatttttcaaatcccAAGATTCATCGCAGTTCTCGCATATAGGGAGATTTGATCAGGCAAATCAAGAAGGTCAGCATTTTCGTGAGTTTACATATGCGAAGGGGCTGCATTTCCCTGTCGGGCCCAAGTCAACCAGATGTGTCGTTCAAGAGACAATATTGCATTTGGACTACACGGACTACATTAATGTCCTGAATATAACAAAGACACCGGATGTTCCTAGTGGCGGTAGTTTTTCGACAAGGACCAGGTATATGTTGAGATGGGCATCTGAGACGACAAGCATCCTACAAATATCATACTGGGTAGAGTGGACAGCCAGCAGTTGGATCAAGTCAATGGTTGAATCGAGTTGTAAAAGTGGCCAAATCGCCGCTACAAAGGACTTCGTTGAACTTATCAAAAAGTATGTTGCCGATAAGACTGAGAAGGGTCCGGTCACTGTTTACTTAGCATCCTCTAAGAGTTCTAGCCGCAGAAAGGGATTTCCAGCAAGGACAGCCGCGGTTGCAGACGAATCGAAAACTAGGGTACCAGTCGAGCCCTCACCAGTATCATTGCTGCAACAATCGTCCGGCCAAAATGCATATGTTGTACCTTTGCTTGCCGTCATTATTGTTCTTTTATGTTTTAATCTGCTTTATCTGATAAAGATGACAGGTAAGATGAATAAGATCCGAGACTCCATATTGTTCCAAGCTGTAGGTGGGAAAGGAGCAGAGTGGGTAGGAGATAGCCTCCCGCTAATGGACATTCCAGCTAAAGAGCAGGAtaagagaagaaggttGGCAGTGGGCCTTCAAAAGTGGTTTGGCCAGCCCAAAGCCCTAAACAAGACGCACGCTGAAAAGGATGTATTGCAACAGTTTCTGAGTTCGTTGGAAGCCCTAATCCTGGAAAATTCAGATAGGAGCAATTAA
- the RFU1 gene encoding Rfu1p (ancestral locus Anc_8.13), whose product MKSTVELNNEALDYKFFPGTCLKVYLKACVGILEKAQLAFQNGDLQKSYVFYVRYVDLCTNKLSRHPEYLGTGSARTAETELHKQEYLQLIKLEVPAVLKISEDLRKEIDLEYSKHQLSLAKNIAKSRPQHKKETENQAPEPKKVPPTFDEHLFNRSVAYYRKATEKVKSSHASAESSSDSKQLGFYPDLPQLSFIT is encoded by the coding sequence ATGAAGTCCACCGTGGAATTGAATAATGAGGCGCTGGATTACAAGTTTTTTCCTGGCACATGTCTGAAGGTTTATCTCAAAGCTTGCGTAGGTATTCTGGAGAAGGCACAACTGGCGTTTCAGAATGGAGACCTGCAGAAATCTTATGTTTTCTATGTCAGATACGTCGACCTGTGCACGAATAAACTGTCCCGCCATCCAGAGTATCTCGGCACCGGCAGTGCTCGTACAGCTGAAACTGAGCTCCATAAACAGGAATACCTGCAACTGATCAAGCTGGAAGTTCCTGCTGTGCTGAAAATTAGCGAAGATTTGCGCAAAGAAATTGATCTGGAGTACAGTAAGCACCAATTGTCGCTCGCTAAGAATATCGCAAAGTCCCGACCACAACACAAAAAGGAGACCGAGAACCAGGCACCTGAGCCCAAAAAGGTGCCGCCTACCTTTGACGAGCACTTATTCAATCGCTCTGTGGCGTATTACCGTAAGGCCACAGAGAAGGTCAAATCGTCTCATGCTTCAGCTGAATCAAGTAGCGACTCAAAGCAGCTTGGCTTTTATCCAGATCTTCCGCAGCTTTCCTTCATAACTTGA
- the OTU1 gene encoding ubiquitin-specific protease OTU1 (ancestral locus Anc_8.12) translates to MKVKISGPKSFSIVLNVQEDDPLQKIIDESHCPAIITAIRFGYPPQKIDCTDQTLQQSFDSVGISPGEKITLITQDVTQEVSVKTRINGEDAKLPVNASRIVLPEGQQRILQVHDVPDDNSCLFHAISYCFYKDIYVSPQLRSLVSQEVLADPVTYSDAVLDKPNKEYAAWILKKESWGGGIEIAILSRKLGVAIYVLDMDAQQFEKFNEDQFDQFIVIMFNGVHYDSVELDDGKTVFDKRDFLYTELILSGALHIGHKMKQTGHSFNTRKDVIVCNTCKTTMVGEREVAKHAEATGHVDFGQASC, encoded by the coding sequence ATGAAGGTTAAGATCAGTGGTCCCAAGAGCTTCAGTATAGTACTAAATGTGCAGGAAGATGATCCATTGCAAAAGATAATAGATGAATCGCACTGTCCCGCTATTATTACGGCAATTCGATTCGGGTATCCACCACAGAAGATTGACTGTACTGATCAGACCTTGCAGCAGAGTTTTGACTCAGTGGGGATAAGTCCTGGGGAGAAGATTACGTTGATAACGCAAGATGTGACgcaagaagtttctgtCAAGACCAGAATCAATGGCGAGGACGCGAAGTTGCCGGTAAATGCGTCAAGAATCGTTCTCCCCGAAGGCCAGCAGCGGATTTTGCAGGTGCATGATGTGCCTGATGATAACTCCTGTCTTTTCCACGCAATATCTTACTGTTTCTACAAGGATATCTACGTGTCGCCGCAATTGCGAAGTCTAGTGAGCCAAGAAGTGCTTGCAGACCCTGTTACCTACTCAGATGCGGTGCTGGACAAGCCCAACAAGGAGTATGCCGCATGGATCCTCAAGAAGGAGTCCTGGGGAGGCGGTATCGAGATTGCGATCTTGTCGAGGAAATTGGGCGTTGCGATTTACGTTTTAGACATGGACGCCCAGCAATTCGAGAAATTCAACGAGGACCAATTCGATCAGTTTATTGTGATCATGTTCAATGGAGTGCACTATGACTCGGTCGAGCTGGACGACGGCAAGACCGTTTTTGACAAGAGGGATTTCCTCTATACTGAGCTAATTCTCTCCGGGGCACTGCATATTGGAcacaagatgaagcaaacGGGCCACTCTTTCAACACACGCAAGGATGTGATTGTTTGCAACACCTGCAAGACTACAATGGTGGGAGAAAGAGAAGTCGCCAAGCATGCAGAGGCCACGGGTCATGTCGACTTCGGCCAGGCCTCATGCTAA
- the BUD20 gene encoding Bud20p (ancestral locus Anc_8.11), which produces MGRYSVKRYKTKRRTRDLDLIYDDLANKDRIQHLLNQPLDETKPGLGQHYCIHCAKYLETAIALKTHLKSKRHKRRVKELKGVPYTQEVSDAAAGLNLQKFLNRVEQIKGPVGQEKEGNEQSLKEHLDHELENAKTTEPTLPWAEDEQQQEEAAME; this is translated from the coding sequence ATGGGAAGATACTCGGTAAAGAGGTACAAGACCAAGCGTAGAACCCGGGACTTAGATCTCATCTATGATGACCTCGCCAACAAGGACCGCATACAGCACCTGCTGAACCAGCCGCTTGATGAGACAAAGCCGGGGCTTGGTCAGCACTACTGCATCCACTGCGCCAAGTATCTGGAGACGGCAATTGCGCTGAAGACACATCTCAAGTCTAAGAGACACAAAAGACGAGTCAAGGAGTTGAAGGGCGTGCCCTACACGCAGGAGGTATCCGATGCGGCGGCAGGCTTGAATCTGCAGAAGTTTCTAAACCGAGTGGAGCAGATAAAAGGACCTGTGGGTCAGGAGAAGGAGGGAAACGAGCAATCGTTGAAAGAGCACTTAGATCACGAGCTTGAAAATGCAAAGACCACAGAGCCCACTCTGCCCTGGGCCGAAGacgagcagcagcaggaggaaGCTGCAATGGAGTAG
- the RPL10 gene encoding 60S ribosomal protein uL16 (ancestral locus Anc_8.10) has translation MARRPARCYRYQKNKPYPKSRYNRAVPDSKIRIYDLGKKKATVDEFPLCVHLVSNELEQLSSEALEAARICANKYITKVSGRDSFHLRVRVHPFHVLRINKMLSCAGADRLQQGMRGAWGKPHGLAARVAIGQIIFSVRTKDSNKDVVIEGLRRARYKFPGQQKIILSKKWGFTNLDRPEYVKRRDAGEVKDDGAFVKFLSKKGSLEENFREFPEYFAQQA, from the coding sequence ATGGCTAGAAGACCAGCTAGATGTTACAGATACCAAAAGAACAAGCCATACCCAAAGTCTAGATACAACAGAGCTGTTCCAGACTCCAAGATCAGAATCTACGATCTGGGTAAGAAGAAGGCCACTGTCGATGAGTTCCCATTGTGTGTCCACCTTGTCTCCAACGAGTTGGAACAACTGTCCTCtgaagctttggaagcTGCCCGTATCTGTGCCAACAAGTACATCACCAAGGTCAGTGGTAGAGACTCGTTCCACTTGAGAGTCAGAGTGCACCCATTCCACGTGTTGAGAATCAACAAGATGTTGTCGTGTGCCGGTGCCGATAGATTGCAACAAGGTATGAGAGGTGCCTGGGGTAAGCCTCACGGTCTAGCTGCCCGTGTCGCTATCGGCCAGATCATCTTCTCTGTCAGAACCAAGGACTCCAACAAGGACGTCGTCATCGAGGGTTTGAGAAGAGCCAGATACAAGTTCCCAGGTCAGCAGAAGATCATCTTGTCCAAGAAGTGGGGTTTCACCAACCTGGACAGACCAGAGTACGTTAAGAGAAGAGATGCCGGTGAAGTCAAGGATGACGGTGCTTTcgtcaagttcttgtcCAAGAAGGGTtctttggaagaaaacTTCAGAGAGTTCCCAGAGTACTTCGCTCAACAAGCCTAA
- the SEC53 gene encoding phosphomannomutase SEC53 (ancestral locus Anc_8.9), with protein MVVAEFAYKERPDTLVLFDVDGTLTPARLTVSEEVRDILAQLRKKVCIGFVGGSDLSKQLEQLGPNVLNEFDYAFSENGLIAYRLGEELASQSFINWIGEEQYNKLAAFVLRYLGNIELPKRRGTFLEFRNGMINISPIGRNASTEERNEFEKFDKEHQVRAKFVEALKKEFPNLGLTYSIGGQISFDVFPTGWDKTYCLQHVEKDGFKEIHFFGDKTAAGGNDYEIYEDPRTIGHAVQSPDDTVRILKEIFQL; from the coding sequence ATGGTTGTTGCTGAATTCGCCTACAAGGAAAGACCAGACACTTTGGTGTTGTTTGATGTTGATGGCACTTTGACTCCTGCCAGATTGACCGTGTCAGAGGAAGTTAGAGATATTCTGGCtcaattgagaaagaaggTTTGCATTGGTTTCGTCGGTGGCTCCGATTTGAGCAAGCAGTTGGAACAGTTGGGGCCAAACGTGCTGAATGAGTTCGACTACGCCTTCTCAGAGAACGGTTTGATTGCTTACCGATTGGGCGAGGAATTGGCTTCGCAATCGTTCATTAACTGGATCGGCGAGGAGCAATACAACAAGTTGGCCGCATTCGTGTTGAGATACTTGGGTAACATCGAGCTGCCTAAGAGAAGAGGCACCTTCTTGGAGTTCAGAAATGGTATGATCAACATTTCGCCAATCGGCAGAAACGCTTCTACGGAGGAACGTAACGAGTTCGAGAAATTCGACAAAGAACACCAGGTGAGAGCCAAGTTTGTCGAggcgttgaagaaggaatttCCAAACTTGGGTCTAACTTACTCGATCGGTGGCCAAATCTCCTTCGATGTGTTCCCAACCGGGTGGGATAAGACCTACTGTCTGCAACACGTCGAGAAGGACGGCTTCAAGGAGATCCATTTCTTTGGTGACAAGACCGCTGCCGGCGGTAACGACTACGAGATCTACGAGGATCCAAGAACCATCGGCCACGCTGTTCAGAGCCCAGACGACACCgtcagaatcttgaaggaaaTCTTCCAATTGTAA
- the FMP32 gene encoding Fmp32p (ancestral locus Anc_8.8) has translation MMLRTINLTFKRPLHCSGRLLSDFETVHIQNTNKYKKLLMEQGNFTEEQSNAIVNLMSDAIKGGIAHVSQDLAKRERLTQLTYQQRVDFAKLRDQLLIADRSEFHNIQNEYERVRNDLDKLRNKLREEITKANAGFKLDLSLEKGRIREESSHHDVQIKEIDTRIDQEVNNMKMQIDSVKTQVMQWLIGVCTGTFALVLAYVRLVS, from the coding sequence ATGATGCTGAGGACCATTAATTTAACGTTCAAAAGGCCACTACATTGTAGTGGTCGGCTGCTTTCAGACTTTGAGACGGTCCATATCCAGAACACCAACAAgtacaagaagctgctcATGGAGCAGGGGAACTTCACGGAGGAGCAATCAAATGCGATAGTGAATTTGATGTCAGATGCAATAAAGGGCGGGATTGCTCATGTGTCGCAAGATTTGGCCAAAAGAGAGAGGTTGACCCAGTTGACGTATCAGCAGAGGGTCGACTTCGCCAAGCTACGGGACCAGTTGCTGATCGCAGACCGTAGCGAGTTCCACAACATTCAGAATGAGTACGAAAGAGTGCGGAATGATCTGGATAAACTACGGAATAAACTTAGAGAAGAGATAACGAAGGCAAATGCGGGATTCAAGCTGGACCTGTCGCTGGAGAAGGGTCGAataagagaagaaagcagcCACCACGACGTCCAGATCAAGGAGATCGACACCAGAATTGACCAAGAGGTGAACAATATGAAGATGCAGATCGACTCGGTCAAGACTCAAGTCATGCAATGGCTTATCGGTGTGTGCACCGGTACTTTTGCCCTGGTACTAGCTTATGTGAGATTAGTCTCGTGA
- the FMP25 gene encoding Fmp25p (ancestral locus Anc_8.7), translating into MLSLVAFRQCTLRSKHYGFAGVRCLANGSVLLKSNTPRFDEAELLSSNLTSKRYAAKKPSKDYEWPDRSAEEMEKEYRDRYEKFMKLTAALQGLLVVAGVGIAATVYSKWPQIKGWWLTKDRRVDDDTLEKLVKKKAQKWAADIPVVPSSEPGFDVPGLYYWGELENPGNKSSQSMCFPKRNCLFDGRYLRDVCLSKANGIQRHLAIDDEGNLLEWNSKDLNCILPGQDLLSVKVSNSCAYALNKRGEILIIPLESDDDRLRHISQRRSWLMPWKSYTVYDFKLRTNEVFKDRGEKKIASFDTGREHLVLISNTGKAYSCATGTKQSDNTRSRGQFGLPTLSHFDEFPPTNKLYEIELLNNELSDDKKVQKRKIEQVACGDYHTLARDSNGGLFVFGLNQYGQLGLPILYDIEQVPYPKILKRFNCYFTRDADVKCTDIRCCDETSFVTMAAKGTGDISYFAFGNGQYGELGNGNFKNSQSEPTPIKAIDAKIEEWSCGRSHVLCKLEGGDVVAWGSNDHGQLGTGKRIKQGKPVRIPDVIKPGLKTTQEEICRTKLRLAPQQHLATGEDFSCIYWRR; encoded by the coding sequence ATGCTGAGTTTGGTGGCTTTTAGACAGTGCACTCTGCGAAGTAAGCACTATGGGTTTGCTGGGGTTCGCTGCCTCGCTAATGGCTCTGTTTTGCTGAAGTCAAATACTCCCAGGttcgatgaagctgaacTACTATCATCCAACTTGACCTCCAAGCGTTACGCTGCCAAAAAGCCCTCTAAAGATTATGAGTGGCCCGATAGGTCTGCGGAAGAGATGGAAAAGGAGTATAGAGATCGGTATGAGAAGTTTATGAAGCTGACGGCGGCCTTACAGGGGTTATTGGTGGTGGCTGGCGTCGGAATAGCAGCCACAGTGTATTCCAAGTGGCCTCAGATCAAAGGCTGGTGGCTCACCAAAGATAGAAGAGTTGACGATGACACGCTTGAgaagttggtgaagaagaaggcaCAGAAGTGGGCCGCTGACATTCCTGTCGTCCCGAGCTCTGAACCTGGTTTCGACGTGCCAGGCTTGTATTACTGGGGTGAGCTAGAAAATCCAGGAAACAAAAGTTCGCAGAGTATGTGCTTTCCCAAGAGGAATTGCCTTTTCGATGGTAGATATTTGCGGGATGTCTGCCTCTCCAAAGCGAACGGCATTCAACGTCACCTGGCgatcgatgatgagggAAATCTATTAGAGTGGAACTCTAAAGATTTGAATTGCATTCTGCCCGGCCAGGATTTGCTTTCGGTCAAGGTGTCTAATTCCTGCGCCTATGCCTTGAACAAGCGAGGGGAAATCTTGATTATCCCACTGGAATCAGACGACGACAGACTGCGGCACATCTCCCAGAGGCGGTCCTGGTTAATGCCTTGGAAAAGTTACACTGTTTATGACTTCAAACTGCGCACAAATGAAGTCTTCAAGGACAGAGGTGAGAAAAAGATCGCTTCTTTCGACACTGGAAGAGAACACCTCGTTCTAATCTCTAATACCGGAAAGGCCTACTCCTGCGCTACAGGGACGAAACAGTCAGATAATACAAGATCTCGCGGTCAATTTGGGTTACCCACACTGTCACACTTCGATGAGTTTCCTCCCACAAATAAGCTATACGAAATTGAGCTTCTCAACAATGAGTTGTCTGATGATAAGAAGGTTCAAAAACGAAAGATTGAGCAAGTAGCATGCGGCGATTATCACACGCTGGCTAGGGATTCCAACGGAGGCTTATTTGTCTTCGGATTGAATCAATATGGACAGCTGGGTTTGCCTATCCTCTACGACATTGAGCAGGTTCCTTATCccaaaattttgaaaagGTTTAACTGCTATTTCACACGAGATGCTGATGTCAAGTGCACCGACATCCGTTGCTGCGATGAGACATCCTTCGTGACAATGGCGGCCAAAGGAACTGGGGATATTTCATACTTTGCATTCGGTAATGGCCAGTATGGTGAATTAGGCAATGGGAACTTTAAGAACTCCCAATCGGAGCCTACTCCTATCAAAGCAATAGACGCCaagattgaagaatggAGTTGTGGCCGTAGCCACGTTCTATGCAAGCTGGAGGGCGGCGATGTGGTTGCATGGGGCTCAAACGATCACGGACAACTGGGTACGGGAAAACGTATCAAACAAGGCAAACCTGTCAGAATACCCGATGTTATAAAACCAGGTCTTAAGACCacacaagaagaaatttgcCGAACGAAACTAAGACTAGCTCCTCAACAACATCTAGCTACTGGTGAGGATTTTAGTTGCATATACTGGAGGAGGTAG
- the BOS1 gene encoding Bos1p (ancestral locus Anc_8.6) produces MNKRNVPNVGSASPRGSFDVKRGGLPLYNGLQKEQSIFQRGNAQLELILEMGHQSLDDLVEQNQILQKMQDRMSSSLRTLGVSEETIQKINRRAFKDKLIFWFALVLLLGGFYLVLKWFR; encoded by the coding sequence ATGAATAAGCGGAATGTGCCCAATGTGGGCTCTGCAAGCCCTCGTGGCTCGTTCGACGTGAAACGTGGCGGCCTACCTCTGTATAACGGTCTGCAGAAGGAACAGTCAATTTTCCAGCGTGGCAACGCACAATTGGAGCTGATACTGGAGATGGGGCATCAGTCGCTGGACGATCTTGTGGAGCAGAATCAAATACTGCAGAAAATGCAGGACCGCATGTCCAGCAGTTTAAGGACTCTTGGAGTTTCGGAGGAAACCATCCAGAAAATAAACAGGCGAGCCTTCAAAGATAAGCTTATCTTCTGGTTCGCCCTTGTATTGCTGCTCGGTGGGTTTTACTTGGTATTGAAGTGGTTTCGCTAA
- the SIC1 gene encoding cyclin-dependent protein serine/threonine kinase inhibiting protein SIC1 (ancestral locus Anc_8.5) yields MTPATPPASRGGRGSRPNYALDEALQGQKSVNEPQTPHRERQSHAPVTPSTTRAFKHSIPLLGPPSLGNQSKSPFKGFNSPEYTPQNQLSKNKAFSFEHPEELQNVSRVLFPAVDEGKSLSTGEAPAPSSLLPPRRPVASARRLLGASLAESEESDEESPHKLSKQVPGTPSHKVITFDMAEEWNNATAQRADSDDENLTPGSCIKDKELENPFLAAGTADRKLIQQRKDALLRENPDIESVITYVNKKGDVVRRRQLSEDEKELYKPRRLFANEIEELETGKKEDKK; encoded by the coding sequence ATGACACCTGCGACTCCGCCAGCATCGAGGGGAGGAAGAGGCTCCAGACCGAATTATGCGTTGGATGAAGCCCTTCAGGGCCAGAAAAGTGTGAATGAACCGCAGACACCGCACAGAGAACGGCAGTCGCACGCCCCGGTGACGCCGTCTACTACTAGAGCGTTCAAGCACTCTATCCCGTTGCTTGGGCCTCCGTCGCTGGGAAATCAGAGTAAATCACCGTTCAAGGGTTTCAACTCGCCAGAGTACACTCCGCAAAATCAGCTGTCGAAGAACAAAGCATTCTCCTTCGAGCATCCTGAAGAGTTGCAAAACGTCAGCAGAGTACTGTTTCCCGCTGTTGACGAGGGAAAATCGCTGAGTACAGGGGAAGCCCCAGCTCCGTCGTCTCTGCTGCCGCCTAGAAGGCCGGTCGCATCGGCGAGAAGGCTGCTAGGTGCTTCATTGGCAGAATCGGAagaaagcgatgaagagagCCCTCACAAGCTGTCGAAACAGGTCCCGGGCACTCCCAGTCATAAAGTAATAACCTTTGACATGGCCGAGGAATGGAATAACGCGACTGCTCAGCGTGCAGACTCGGACGATGAAAACCTCACGCCTGGATCGTGTATTAAAGacaaagagctcgagaaTCCATTTCTGGCTGCAGGCACAGCGGACAGGAAGCTGATACAACAACGGAAAGACGCTTTACTGCGGGAGAATCCTGACATTGAAAGCGTAATAACCTATGTCAATAAGAAGGGCGATGTCGTAAGGCGACGCCAACTTTCGGAAGACGAGAAAGAACTTTACAAGCCAAGAAGGCTATTTGCTaatgaaattgaagaactaGAAACTGGGAAAAAGGAGGATAAAAAATGA